Proteins encoded together in one Musa acuminata AAA Group cultivar baxijiao chromosome BXJ3-6, Cavendish_Baxijiao_AAA, whole genome shotgun sequence window:
- the LOC135639406 gene encoding uncharacterized protein LOC135639406 isoform X2: MIMEKEEIWRLVFVLFLGQLVSFFLAVASFTSSLIAELGTDAPLTQSFFTYLSLSLVYGAAFLYRRQKLLVAWYWYFVLAFVDVQGNYLVIKAYQYSSITSVTLLDCWTIPWVIILTWLVLGTKYSPWQFLGAAVCVLGLGLVLLSDAGVSGGGGTKPIIGDILVIAGTFCYAFSNVSEEYCVKKKDRVELLTMLGVFGVLVSACEISIIERKDLESVKWSATMMSGATLFNLSLLTSDMWAVVIRIFFYHQQVDWLYYLAFGLVAIGLIIYSVHDSKKANGTTNEDESESLQYERLAEESSAIYNGVLAA, translated from the exons ATGATCATGGAGAAGGAGGAGATATGGAGGCTGGTCTTTGTGTTATTCCTTGGCCAACTGGTTTCTTTCTTCCTTGCGGTTGCCAGCTTCACTTCTTCTTTAATAGCAGAGCTGG GTACTGATGCACCACTCACGCAGTCTTTCTTCACATACCTTTCCCTGTCCCTAGTTTATGGTGCAGCTTTCCTGTACCGGCGTCAGAAGCTTCTG GTTGCTTGGTATTGGTATTTTGTGTTAGCCTTTGTTGATGTGCAAGGGAACTATTTAG TTATTAAGGCTTATCAGTACTCGTCAATCACTAGCGTCACACTACTGGACTGTTGGACCATACCATGGGTGATAATTCTCACCTGGCTTGTATTAGGGACAAAGTACAGTCCATGGCAATTTTTGGGTGCAGCGGTTTGTGTGCTAGGCCTCGGTTTGGTGCTTCTCTCTGATGCAGGCGTATCTGGTGGAG GTGGCACAAAACCTATTATCGGTGATATACTTGTTATTGCAGGAACATTTTGTTATGCATTCAGCAATGTTAGTGAG GAATATTGTGTTAAGAAGAAAGATCGAGTTGAACTACTCACAATGCTTGGGGTCTTTGGGGTGCTAGTCAGTGCATGTGAGAT ATCTATTATCGAGAGGAAAGACCTTGAATCAGTTAAGTGGTCTGCCACAATG ATGAGTGGAGCAACTCTGTTCAATCTCTCTCTTCTTACATCCGATATGTGGGCGGTGGTCATTCGCATTTTCTTTTATCATCAACAG GTGGATTGGTTGTACTATCTTGCATTTGGCCTGGTTGCTATCGGGTTGATTATCTACTCAGTGCA TGATAGCAAAAAGGCCAATGGAACGACCAACGAAGATGAGTCCGAATCTTTACAGTATGAACGACTTGCCGAAGAAAGTTCAGCGATATATAATGGCGTCTTAGCAGCCTGA
- the LOC135639404 gene encoding fatty acyl-CoA reductase 3-like, giving the protein MESSRLMEFLKGKSILVTGSTGFLAKIFVEKVMRVQPDVKRLFLLVRAADASSAEKRVQSEILGKELFKVVKDKHGDGFHSFVSSKLFPVAGDIVQQNLGIRDSNIREKLWEEVDIVVNVAATTSFGERYDVALGINVLGAKHVLEFAKQCAKLQVLLHVSTAYAAGEQRGLILEKRFRMGEALKGDSYLDIEGELRLVDERRRQLGAQNATKEAEAQAMKELGINRARLFGWPNTYVYTKAMAEMLLGELRGNLPLVILRPTIITSIHRDPVPGWIEGTRTIDSLIMGYVKGKITCFFGDPETVADMIPGDMVVNAMIATMAAHSRQPSEFIYHVSSSVRNPVQYSTLQQCGFRYFLENPRVGKDGRVIKTKKLPVFRNMFLFRVYMTLRYKLPLEGLHLVNLLSCGRFARRYDELNRKYKFAMHLVDLYEPYAFFKGCFDDLNLERLRMAMGKDDAEAGMFDFDPKHIDWKDYFYNIHIPGVLKYACK; this is encoded by the exons ATGGAGAGCAGCAGactaatggagttcttgaagggGAAGAGCATCCTGGTCACTGGATCCACTGGCTTTTTAGCAAAGA TTTTCGTGGAGAAGGTGATGAGGGTTCAACCGGACGTGAAGAGGCTCTTCCTCCTCGTGAGAGCCGCTGATGCCTCGTCCGCAGAGAAGCGTGTGCAGTCCGAG ATACTAGGAAAGGAGCTGTTCAAGGTTGTAAAAGACAAACATGGCGACGGCTTCCATTCATTTGTTTCGAGCAAGCTGTTTCCTGTGGCTGGAGATATCGTCCAGCAAAACTTAGGCATACGAGACTCCAACATCAGAGAGAAGTTATGGGAGGAAGTCGACATTGTTGTCAACGTTGCAGCAACCACCAGCTTTGGTGAGAG ATATGATGTTGCTTTGGGTATAAACGTTCTCGGAGCCAAACACGTACTGGAGTTTGCAAAGCAGTGTGCGAAACTACAAGTGCTTCTCCATGTCTCCACTG CTTATGCAGCCGGTGAGCAACGGGGACTTATCTTGGAGAAGAGATTTCGTATGGGAGAAGCTCTCAAAGGGGACTCTTACCTGGACATAGAAGGAGAACTGAGGCTAGTGGATGAGAGAAGGAGGCAGCTCGGTGCTCAGAACGCCACCAAAGAAGCCGAAGCTCAAGCCATGAAAGAACTGGGCATAAATAG AGCGAGGCTGTTTGGCTGGCCCAACACCTACGTCTACACCAAGGCGATGGCTGAGATGCTGCTTGGAGAACTACGAGGAAACCTGCCACTGGTTATCCTGCGCCCAACCATCATAACAAGCATTCATCGAGACCCAGTGCCGGGTTGGATTGAAGGAACAAG GACGATAGACAGCCTGATCATGGGCTACGTGAAGGGGAAGATCACATGCTTCTTCGGAGACCCTGAGACCGTCGCCGACATG ATACCCGGAGACATGGTGGTGAATGCCATGATTGCGACCATGGCAGCTCACTCGAGACAGCCGTCTGAGTTCATCTACCACGTGAGCTCCTCCGTGAGGAATCCAGTGCAGTACTCCACTTTGCAGCAGTGTGGGTTTCGTTACTTCCTCGAGAACCCTCGTGTAGGGAAGGACGGGAGAGTCATCAAGACAAAAAAGCTTCCTGTGTTCAGGAACATGTTCCTCTTCCGCGTGTACATGACTCTGAGATACAAGCTGCCATTGGAG GGGCTGCACCTGGTCAATCTGCTATCTTGTGGACGCTTCGCACGCAGATACGATGAACTCAACCGGAAGTACAAGTTCGCAATGCATCTTGTCGACCTCTATGAACCCTATGCCTTCTTCAAGGGATG CTTTGATGATCTCAACTTGGAAAGGTTGAGAATGGCAATGGGAAAGGATGACGCTGAGGCTGGGATGTTTGATTTCGACCCCAAGCACATTGATTGGAAGGACTACTTCTACAACATTCACATCCCAGGTGTACTGAAATATGCATGCAAGTGA
- the LOC135639406 gene encoding uncharacterized protein LOC135639406 isoform X1, with translation MIMEKEEIWRLVFVLFLGQLVSFFLAVASFTSSLIAELGTDAPLTQSFFTYLSLSLVYGAAFLYRRQKLLVAWYWYFVLAFVDVQGNYLVIKAYQYSSITSVTLLDCWTIPWVIILTWLVLGTKYSPWQFLGAAVCVLGLGLVLLSDAGVSGGGGTKPIIGDILVIAGTFCYAFSNVSEEYCVKKKDRVELLTMLGVFGVLVSACEISIIERKDLESVKWSATMISLFVGFAASAFLFYTVVPFVLKMSGATLFNLSLLTSDMWAVVIRIFFYHQQVDWLYYLAFGLVAIGLIIYSVHDSKKANGTTNEDESESLQYERLAEESSAIYNGVLAA, from the exons ATGATCATGGAGAAGGAGGAGATATGGAGGCTGGTCTTTGTGTTATTCCTTGGCCAACTGGTTTCTTTCTTCCTTGCGGTTGCCAGCTTCACTTCTTCTTTAATAGCAGAGCTGG GTACTGATGCACCACTCACGCAGTCTTTCTTCACATACCTTTCCCTGTCCCTAGTTTATGGTGCAGCTTTCCTGTACCGGCGTCAGAAGCTTCTG GTTGCTTGGTATTGGTATTTTGTGTTAGCCTTTGTTGATGTGCAAGGGAACTATTTAG TTATTAAGGCTTATCAGTACTCGTCAATCACTAGCGTCACACTACTGGACTGTTGGACCATACCATGGGTGATAATTCTCACCTGGCTTGTATTAGGGACAAAGTACAGTCCATGGCAATTTTTGGGTGCAGCGGTTTGTGTGCTAGGCCTCGGTTTGGTGCTTCTCTCTGATGCAGGCGTATCTGGTGGAG GTGGCACAAAACCTATTATCGGTGATATACTTGTTATTGCAGGAACATTTTGTTATGCATTCAGCAATGTTAGTGAG GAATATTGTGTTAAGAAGAAAGATCGAGTTGAACTACTCACAATGCTTGGGGTCTTTGGGGTGCTAGTCAGTGCATGTGAGAT ATCTATTATCGAGAGGAAAGACCTTGAATCAGTTAAGTGGTCTGCCACAATG ATATCTTTATTTGTTGGCTTTGCTGCATCAGCATTTCTGTTCTACACCGTCGTTCCCTTTGTTTTAAAG ATGAGTGGAGCAACTCTGTTCAATCTCTCTCTTCTTACATCCGATATGTGGGCGGTGGTCATTCGCATTTTCTTTTATCATCAACAG GTGGATTGGTTGTACTATCTTGCATTTGGCCTGGTTGCTATCGGGTTGATTATCTACTCAGTGCA TGATAGCAAAAAGGCCAATGGAACGACCAACGAAGATGAGTCCGAATCTTTACAGTATGAACGACTTGCCGAAGAAAGTTCAGCGATATATAATGGCGTCTTAGCAGCCTGA